A region of Corynebacterium glucuronolyticum DSM 44120 DNA encodes the following proteins:
- a CDS encoding arsenate reductase ArsC, with protein MGTRPRVAFICVHNSCRSQIAEAFARLRLADVCDAYSAGVAASGSLNQDAVRLMKQLYGIDLTRQKSKTIEEIPNPNIIISMGCMDGCPYIGRGYDEDWGIPDPTGTDDETFARTIRVIEGKVAALGARLRQHTAHRK; from the coding sequence GTGGGAACGAGGCCACGCGTCGCGTTTATTTGCGTGCATAACTCGTGCCGGAGTCAGATCGCGGAGGCGTTCGCGCGGCTCCGCCTGGCTGATGTGTGCGATGCCTATTCTGCGGGGGTCGCCGCTTCCGGAAGCCTCAACCAGGACGCGGTGCGGCTCATGAAGCAGCTGTACGGCATCGATCTGACAAGGCAGAAGAGCAAGACGATCGAGGAGATCCCGAACCCGAACATTATTATCTCCATGGGATGTATGGACGGGTGCCCATACATTGGCAGGGGATACGACGAGGATTGGGGGATACCGGATCCGACAGGAACCGATGACGAGACCTTCGCCCGCACGATCCGGGTAATTGAAGGAAAGGTAGCTGCGCTGGGAGCACGCCTCAGACAGCACACAGCCCACCGAAAGTAA
- a CDS encoding AEC family transporter, whose product MGDVIHGFTVVALIIVAGFAVARTGVLGSHAEKVLSALVFNVTTPALIITHTATTRPAELFSPLFFVIVAAEMVMFVLVAVGYRLVGRTRWDRAIFAGMSTSYVNAANLGIPFAVYILSDAHPAVLAIVFQTSLYAPFALLLVDASRGRHASDTRARGRNRWAPLKNPIVIAAAIGIAVSLTGVTIPSMIFDPLQLLSDAAVGLALIFFGVSLSSTTFLEKGAVSRREAAGLSVAKSILHPVVGVGIATLVGLDPAGVIAAGLMGALPTAQNVFVYSSQYNTAPHLARDVSVITTLAALPVMLVIALVLG is encoded by the coding sequence GTGGGAGACGTTATTCATGGTTTTACTGTCGTCGCGCTGATTATCGTCGCCGGATTCGCTGTCGCGCGGACCGGTGTCCTTGGGTCGCATGCGGAGAAGGTTCTCTCCGCCCTCGTCTTCAACGTGACCACCCCGGCGCTCATCATCACGCACACGGCGACGACGCGCCCTGCGGAGCTCTTCTCCCCACTGTTCTTCGTCATCGTCGCTGCGGAAATGGTGATGTTTGTCCTCGTTGCGGTGGGCTACCGGCTCGTCGGGCGGACCCGCTGGGACCGGGCGATCTTCGCGGGGATGAGCACGTCCTACGTCAATGCGGCGAACCTCGGCATCCCGTTTGCCGTCTATATTCTTTCCGACGCCCACCCCGCCGTCCTCGCCATCGTGTTTCAGACCTCACTGTATGCTCCCTTTGCGCTGCTGCTTGTCGACGCTTCCCGGGGCAGGCACGCCAGCGACACGCGCGCCCGCGGCCGCAACCGGTGGGCGCCACTGAAGAACCCCATCGTCATCGCTGCGGCTATCGGCATCGCGGTGAGTCTCACGGGCGTGACGATCCCCTCGATGATCTTTGATCCACTGCAGCTGTTATCCGATGCGGCTGTGGGGCTCGCACTCATCTTCTTCGGTGTTTCGCTCTCCTCCACGACGTTCCTGGAAAAGGGGGCGGTCTCCCGGCGGGAGGCGGCGGGACTCAGCGTGGCCAAGTCCATACTGCACCCGGTAGTGGGGGTGGGGATTGCTACGCTTGTGGGGCTGGATCCCGCCGGTGTCATCGCGGCGGGGCTCATGGGGGCGCTGCCCACCGCGCAAAACGTGTTCGTGTACTCCTCGCAGTACAACACCGCACCGCACCTTGCTCGGGATGTGTCCGTCATCACCACGCTGGCGGCGCTTCCTGTCATGCTCGTCATTGCGCTGGTTCTGGGGTAG
- a CDS encoding ABC transporter permease, producing the protein MIRQLLRIGVRFVGTVFASSILIFLALRVVPGDPAEIALGVNATPELLAKKRAELGTDRPLLTQYVDWVSGLFTGDFGKSLTSSQDISPLITDRLQVSLILVTTALIIAVAIAVPLGMWAALRARKIDGVLITAASQVGIAIPSFLAAILLVTVFSVQLGWLPANGWMPPGWNFGAFVSRLILPVLALAAVQAAIITRYVRNAVLDILNDDFLRTARAKGQTRWQALVKDGLRNAALPVITVTGVQLAGLVVGAVVIERVFAIPGLGAFLLDSVTNRDLPAVQSAVLVLVVFTLAINTIVDLCYTIIDPRVRRVRA; encoded by the coding sequence GTGATTAGACAGCTCCTCCGCATCGGGGTCCGCTTCGTGGGCACGGTTTTTGCTTCCTCTATCCTCATCTTTTTGGCGCTCCGCGTCGTCCCCGGCGACCCCGCCGAGATTGCCCTCGGCGTGAACGCCACCCCCGAACTCCTCGCCAAAAAACGCGCGGAACTCGGCACCGACCGGCCGCTTCTCACCCAGTACGTCGACTGGGTCTCCGGCCTGTTCACCGGTGATTTTGGAAAGTCCCTCACCAGTTCGCAGGACATCTCCCCGCTCATCACCGACCGCCTGCAGGTTTCCCTCATCCTGGTCACCACGGCGCTCATCATTGCGGTAGCCATCGCCGTCCCGCTGGGGATGTGGGCCGCCCTGCGAGCCCGCAAAATCGACGGTGTGCTCATCACGGCTGCCAGCCAGGTAGGTATCGCCATCCCCTCCTTCCTCGCCGCGATCCTGTTGGTGACGGTGTTCTCCGTACAGCTGGGGTGGCTGCCGGCCAACGGCTGGATGCCACCGGGATGGAATTTCGGCGCATTCGTGTCCAGACTCATCCTCCCCGTCCTCGCCCTCGCTGCCGTGCAGGCCGCGATTATCACCCGCTACGTTCGCAACGCCGTCCTCGATATTCTTAACGACGACTTCCTGCGGACGGCGCGCGCCAAAGGCCAGACCCGCTGGCAGGCTCTGGTCAAGGACGGCCTGCGCAACGCCGCCCTTCCTGTCATTACCGTCACCGGCGTGCAGCTGGCCGGTCTCGTGGTCGGCGCGGTTGTCATCGAGCGCGTCTTCGCCATCCCCGGCCTCGGCGCATTCCTGTTGGATTCCGTGACCAACCGCGACCTCCCCGCCGTCCAGTCCGCTGTCCTTGTCCTCGTCGTGTTCACGCTGGCTATTAACACCATCGTGGACCTCTGCTACACCATCATTGACCCCCGCGTGAGGAGGGTCCGCGCATGA
- a CDS encoding ABC transporter permease translates to MKKLQLYLGSGLVIIVVAVALISLVWTPYDPIQAFPHSALEGPSWEHLMGTDRYGRDILSRIMAGSQITLFVGFVAVTIGMLVGVPLGIIAGMNRDSVIEQLIIRGADILLAFPALLMAIIAGAMVGASTGSAMVAIGIASIPAFIRVSRAGTLRVVTAPYMEAATLAGKGGVSKAVHHVLPNIAGLVIVQASIVFALAILAEAALSFLGLGTPPPDPSWGRMLQGAQSFLSTQPLLVVWPGMAIALTVLGFNLLGDALRDILDPTTGANR, encoded by the coding sequence ATGAAAAAACTCCAGCTTTACCTCGGCTCCGGCCTCGTCATCATCGTCGTCGCCGTCGCCCTTATCTCACTGGTGTGGACGCCCTACGACCCGATCCAGGCGTTCCCCCACTCCGCCTTGGAGGGCCCCTCGTGGGAACACCTCATGGGAACCGACCGCTACGGGCGCGACATCCTGTCGCGCATCATGGCCGGAAGCCAGATCACGCTCTTTGTCGGCTTTGTCGCCGTCACCATCGGCATGCTCGTCGGGGTGCCGCTCGGCATCATTGCCGGGATGAACAGGGATAGCGTCATCGAGCAGCTGATCATCCGCGGCGCGGACATTCTGCTCGCCTTCCCCGCCCTGCTCATGGCGATCATCGCCGGTGCGATGGTGGGTGCGAGCACGGGCTCGGCTATGGTGGCCATTGGCATTGCTTCCATCCCCGCCTTCATTCGCGTCTCCCGCGCGGGCACGCTGCGCGTGGTGACAGCCCCGTATATGGAGGCCGCCACGCTCGCGGGCAAGGGGGGAGTATCCAAGGCTGTGCACCACGTGCTCCCGAACATCGCTGGCCTCGTCATCGTCCAGGCCTCCATCGTATTTGCGCTGGCGATCCTCGCCGAGGCGGCCCTCAGCTTCCTCGGGCTCGGCACTCCCCCGCCAGATCCATCGTGGGGACGCATGCTGCAGGGGGCGCAGTCTTTCCTCTCCACCCAGCCGCTTTTGGTGGTGTGGCCCGGCATGGCTATTGCCCTCACGGTTTTGGGCTTCAACCTGCTAGGTGATGCCCTCCGCGACATCCTTGATCCGACAACGGGAGCAAACCGATGA
- a CDS encoding dipeptide ABC transporter ATP-binding protein — MSLLNVSHLTVSTASGRDLVKDITFALDVGEKLGIIGESGSGKTLTSYAILGLLAENLHATGSATFAERELIGAPEKEVAPLRGDRISIVFQEPLTALNPLKRVGKQVDEVMLLHGTADKATAAQRTKDLFAECSLPERAYEAFPHELSGGQRQRALIAMAVANNPDLLICDEPTTALDVTVQQQIVDLISRLTEQRGTAVLFISHDIGLVSHVCDSLIVMKDGHLVEKGATSTLISSPAHPYTAGLVAATDLTARDENGEFYTVSTADTYVPGVKKGVSAAPTETATAVTETAETESAEAETAASTHGPAPIIVAENVSKVFTSKKLFHPAVENTALSDVSLTVTQGMQLGIVGESGSGKSTFLRLLSGLITPTSGTITLHGKPVDPRTVGRSVQMVFQDPRGSLDPRMTVGRSIAEPGDVSRARVEEVLAEVGLDPSAADKYPHEFSGGQRQRISIARALSVHPEVLLADEAVSALDVSVRAQILNLLQRLSREYGLTTVFVSHDLGVIHEICSDVAVFQGGRIVERGSSDAVYTNPQHAYTQQLLDSRLTLTTS, encoded by the coding sequence ATGAGTCTTCTTAACGTTTCCCACCTCACCGTCTCCACCGCCTCCGGCCGTGACCTGGTCAAGGACATCACGTTCGCGCTGGATGTCGGCGAAAAGCTCGGCATCATCGGCGAGTCCGGTTCCGGCAAGACGCTCACGTCCTACGCCATCCTCGGCCTCCTCGCTGAGAATCTCCACGCCACCGGCTCCGCCACCTTTGCGGAGCGGGAGCTTATCGGCGCGCCGGAAAAGGAGGTTGCCCCTCTACGTGGTGACCGCATCTCGATCGTCTTCCAGGAGCCGTTGACCGCGCTGAACCCCCTGAAGCGCGTGGGCAAACAGGTAGACGAGGTGATGCTTCTGCACGGCACGGCGGACAAGGCCACTGCCGCCCAGCGCACCAAGGACCTGTTTGCGGAGTGCTCCCTGCCGGAACGCGCCTATGAGGCGTTCCCACATGAGCTTTCCGGTGGCCAGCGGCAGCGGGCGCTGATCGCCATGGCTGTGGCGAACAACCCGGATCTTCTCATTTGCGACGAGCCAACGACGGCCCTCGATGTTACTGTGCAGCAGCAGATCGTGGACCTTATCTCGCGGTTGACGGAACAGCGTGGCACGGCTGTGCTGTTCATTTCGCACGACATCGGCCTCGTTTCCCACGTGTGCGATTCCCTCATCGTGATGAAGGATGGGCATCTTGTGGAAAAGGGCGCTACGTCGACTCTCATCAGTTCTCCCGCGCACCCCTACACTGCCGGGCTCGTTGCGGCGACGGATCTCACCGCCCGCGACGAAAACGGCGAGTTCTACACGGTCTCCACGGCGGACACGTACGTCCCCGGTGTGAAGAAGGGCGTATCGGCAGCCCCGACGGAAACAGCAACGGCGGTTACAGAAACAGCAGAAACAGAATCAGCAGAAGCAGAAACAGCGGCGAGCACACACGGCCCTGCCCCGATTATCGTTGCTGAAAACGTGTCCAAGGTGTTCACCTCTAAGAAGCTCTTCCACCCGGCAGTAGAAAACACGGCATTGTCCGATGTTTCGCTCACTGTGACGCAGGGGATGCAGCTCGGCATCGTGGGCGAATCCGGCTCGGGCAAGTCGACGTTCCTGCGTCTCCTCTCCGGCCTCATTACGCCTACCAGTGGCACCATCACCCTGCACGGGAAACCGGTCGATCCGCGCACCGTGGGCAGGAGCGTGCAGATGGTATTCCAGGATCCGCGTGGCTCGCTCGACCCCCGGATGACGGTGGGTCGTTCGATTGCAGAGCCGGGAGATGTGTCCCGCGCTCGTGTGGAGGAGGTGTTAGCGGAGGTGGGTCTCGATCCGTCGGCCGCCGACAAGTATCCGCACGAGTTTTCGGGTGGCCAGCGCCAGCGCATCTCTATCGCTCGCGCGCTGTCCGTGCATCCGGAGGTTTTGCTTGCCGACGAGGCGGTTTCTGCCCTCGACGTGTCCGTGCGCGCCCAGATCCTGAACCTGCTCCAGCGTCTGTCGCGGGAGTACGGCCTGACCACAGTGTTTGTCTCCCACGATCTGGGTGTCATTCACGAGATCTGCTCGGATGTGGCCGTCTTCCAGGGTGGCCGCATCGTGGAACGCGGTTCCTCCGATGCCGTGTACACGAACCCCCAGCACGCGTACACGCAGCAGCTCTTGGATTCCCGGCTGACGCTCACCACATCGTAG
- a CDS encoding ABC transporter substrate-binding protein, with product MFSLRATASVLTGITIATAATACSAGYTATPTATNQQQDSIVVGTSGPPASLDFTTTGGAAIPSALMGNVYQTLIQLDEKGDIVPGLATSWEMSPDGTVYTFHLRDGVTFSTGEPFTADTAAFSITNVQENWTNGMKKGMDVVDHVRVIDPLTLEVTLSHPSNQWLWSMGTLIGAMMHPDHVDKLATEPVGTGPYTIDSFAVGQSVALKENPTYWDEKPHHSHAVIRYFADATSSTNALLSGDIDILWAAQQPELVSGLVSGGKYNVQVGTTNGEVLLSMNNKRAPFDDVRVRQAVMYAIDRQAVIDTAWAGYGTDTGGQPVPPTDPWYTEKNYYPYDPDKARELIREAGAEGAKVEFAVPSFPYAMSASEIIVSQLRDIGLDAYIVGTEFPAVWLNKVMGQADYQMSLIAHVEARDIPHLFGNPDYYLGYDSEKLREQLSLADTGTPEENVQYMRDAVDTIMQDAAADTVFNFPNIVVTKPGVTGFNPNVVTEGLPLADMEADK from the coding sequence ATGTTTTCACTCCGGGCGACCGCGAGTGTCCTCACGGGCATCACGATCGCGACTGCGGCAACGGCGTGTAGCGCTGGCTACACGGCGACCCCCACAGCAACAAATCAGCAACAAGACTCCATCGTCGTCGGAACCTCCGGGCCACCTGCGAGCCTGGACTTCACCACCACCGGTGGCGCCGCCATCCCCTCGGCGCTCATGGGCAACGTGTACCAGACCCTCATCCAACTGGATGAAAAGGGCGACATCGTACCCGGCCTTGCCACTAGCTGGGAAATGTCCCCGGACGGCACCGTCTACACATTCCACCTCCGCGACGGCGTGACTTTCTCTACAGGGGAACCCTTCACCGCAGATACCGCAGCGTTTTCCATCACCAACGTGCAGGAAAACTGGACCAACGGAATGAAAAAGGGCATGGACGTGGTCGACCACGTCCGCGTTATTGATCCCCTCACCCTCGAAGTCACCCTGTCTCACCCGTCGAACCAGTGGCTGTGGTCCATGGGCACGCTCATCGGTGCCATGATGCACCCCGACCACGTGGACAAATTAGCAACCGAACCAGTGGGCACCGGCCCCTACACCATTGACAGCTTCGCCGTCGGCCAGTCCGTCGCGCTTAAAGAAAACCCGACCTACTGGGACGAAAAACCCCACCACTCCCACGCGGTGATTCGCTACTTCGCGGATGCCACAAGTTCCACCAACGCCCTCCTCAGCGGCGACATCGATATTCTCTGGGCCGCGCAGCAACCCGAGCTCGTATCCGGGCTCGTATCCGGTGGCAAGTACAACGTGCAGGTGGGAACCACCAACGGGGAGGTGCTGCTATCGATGAACAACAAGCGCGCCCCGTTCGACGATGTCCGCGTCCGCCAAGCCGTCATGTACGCCATCGACCGCCAAGCGGTCATCGATACCGCATGGGCAGGCTACGGCACGGATACCGGCGGGCAACCAGTTCCTCCCACCGATCCGTGGTACACGGAGAAGAACTACTACCCCTACGATCCAGACAAGGCGCGGGAGCTCATCCGCGAAGCGGGTGCCGAGGGCGCAAAGGTGGAATTCGCTGTCCCCAGCTTCCCCTACGCCATGAGCGCCTCCGAGATCATTGTCAGCCAGCTCCGTGACATCGGACTCGATGCCTACATCGTGGGCACGGAGTTCCCCGCCGTGTGGTTGAACAAGGTCATGGGCCAGGCCGATTACCAGATGTCGCTCATCGCCCACGTGGAGGCCCGCGACATCCCCCACCTGTTTGGCAACCCCGACTACTACCTCGGCTACGACAGCGAAAAACTGCGCGAGCAACTTAGCCTCGCCGACACGGGAACCCCCGAGGAAAACGTGCAGTACATGCGCGATGCGGTGGACACCATCATGCAGGATGCGGCAGCAGATACCGTGTTCAACTTCCCCAATATCGTGGTCACCAAGCCGGGCGTGACGGGCTTTAACCCCAACGTCGTGACGGAGGGCCTGCCTCTGGCGGATATGGAGGCAGACAAGTGA
- the arsB gene encoding ACR3 family arsenite efflux transporter, translating into MDFFHKYLSVWVLLCMLAGVALGALVPAVPDALGRLTVSGISIPIAVLIWIMIYPMMIKVDFASVRTVGKNPGGLVLTWVINWLVKPFTMYAITAFFLFTVFSAVIPKDLATDYLAGAVLLGAAPCTAMVFVWSSLVKGNPAYTVVQVATNDLIILVAFVPIVTFLLGVTDVHVPYTVLILSVVLFVVIPLVAGVVTRQVVVRKRGEKYLADTFLPAFDGVTTIGLLATLVIIFSSQAETILAHPVHIALIAVPLIIQTVVIFGLAYAGARVIALPFDIAAPAGMIGASNFFELSVAVAVALFGAGSPAALATTVGVLTEVPVMLALVAFANRTKGCFATGQKVRGTSSVSNTSSVSNTSSGGEPRGN; encoded by the coding sequence ATGGACTTCTTCCACAAATATCTCTCAGTGTGGGTTCTCCTCTGCATGCTTGCAGGTGTCGCCCTCGGTGCTCTCGTGCCTGCCGTCCCGGACGCTCTGGGGAGGCTGACTGTTTCAGGGATCTCCATCCCTATCGCCGTGCTCATCTGGATCATGATCTACCCCATGATGATCAAGGTGGACTTCGCCAGTGTCCGCACGGTAGGGAAGAATCCCGGTGGGCTCGTCCTCACGTGGGTGATCAACTGGTTGGTCAAGCCGTTCACGATGTATGCCATCACCGCCTTCTTCCTCTTTACTGTGTTTTCGGCAGTCATCCCTAAGGATCTCGCTACCGACTACCTTGCTGGCGCGGTTCTGCTTGGCGCCGCGCCGTGCACGGCCATGGTTTTTGTGTGGAGCAGCCTGGTCAAGGGGAATCCCGCGTACACGGTTGTTCAGGTTGCGACCAACGACCTCATCATCCTCGTGGCCTTCGTGCCCATCGTCACGTTCCTCCTCGGGGTAACAGACGTGCACGTGCCCTATACCGTCCTCATCCTCTCCGTGGTCCTGTTCGTCGTGATCCCGCTCGTGGCCGGCGTAGTTACCAGGCAGGTAGTCGTCCGGAAGAGGGGAGAAAAGTACCTGGCGGACACGTTCCTGCCGGCCTTCGACGGCGTGACCACCATTGGTTTGCTGGCCACCTTGGTCATCATCTTCAGCTCCCAAGCGGAGACGATTCTGGCGCACCCGGTTCATATCGCCCTCATCGCGGTCCCCCTCATCATTCAAACCGTCGTCATCTTCGGTCTTGCGTATGCGGGAGCCCGGGTCATAGCACTGCCGTTCGACATTGCTGCACCGGCGGGAATGATCGGGGCCTCGAACTTCTTTGAGCTTTCTGTAGCCGTCGCCGTTGCACTGTTTGGCGCGGGCAGCCCGGCAGCTCTGGCAACGACCGTGGGGGTACTCACCGAGGTGCCCGTCATGCTGGCTCTCGTGGCGTTTGCGAACAGAACCAAGGGCTGTTTTGCGACCGGGCAAAAGGTGAGGGGCACCTCCAGTGTGAGCAACACCTCCAGTGTGAGCAACACCTCCAGTGGGGGTGAGCCGCGTGGGAACTGA
- a CDS encoding ArsR/SmtB family transcription factor, protein MAPEERYSRIAGMITALSQPKRLQIVDMLSCGELCACEILEEFHITQPTLSYDMKVLTEAGIVKGRKDGKNTYYTLWRENLTWLLGELNAVCSDTPDCLCHVAHRGDC, encoded by the coding sequence GTGGCACCTGAAGAGCGCTATTCCCGCATCGCCGGCATGATAACAGCCCTCTCACAGCCCAAGCGGCTGCAGATTGTGGATATGTTGTCCTGCGGGGAACTGTGTGCGTGCGAAATATTGGAAGAGTTCCACATCACCCAGCCGACGCTGTCCTACGACATGAAAGTGCTGACGGAAGCCGGCATTGTGAAGGGGCGAAAAGACGGCAAAAACACCTACTACACGTTGTGGCGAGAAAACCTCACATGGCTGCTAGGAGAGCTCAATGCCGTGTGTTCTGACACCCCCGATTGCCTGTGTCATGTGGCCCACCGAGGTGACTGCTAA
- a CDS encoding ADP-ribosylglycohydrolase family protein — MIPADKNDANDALLDRAQGVLYGQFIGDSLGSLVEWMSPHEIEADYPDGVRELVDGGPHGLLAGQPTDDSEMALALARSLVSLGSFDLDDIRGAYERWMRSEPFSVGQTCRAALTGGYMSPDSQANGALMRISPLAVFGAGRPADADGSIAEAATEDAKITHINPLCTAVNATYVLTLTRIVREGLTRDAAVDTLQSVAREYGSPEVEDLVERGLQAPPADFVQQMGWVTIAFTNAVYELAHGDSIEESLVRTVRQGGDTDTNAAICGALLGGLYGAEAIPARWRETIDTCKAYPGTLRPRPEEYWPADVSQLARSLLAP, encoded by the coding sequence ATGATTCCCGCCGACAAGAATGACGCTAACGACGCTCTTTTAGACCGTGCACAGGGGGTGCTGTACGGCCAATTCATCGGGGACTCCCTCGGCTCACTCGTGGAGTGGATGTCCCCGCACGAGATTGAGGCTGACTATCCGGATGGGGTTCGGGAGCTTGTCGACGGCGGGCCCCACGGTCTCCTCGCAGGCCAGCCAACTGACGACTCGGAAATGGCGCTGGCACTCGCGCGGTCGCTCGTCTCCCTCGGCTCTTTCGATCTCGACGATATTCGTGGTGCCTACGAACGCTGGATGCGCTCGGAACCCTTCTCCGTGGGGCAGACGTGCCGGGCTGCACTCACCGGTGGCTATATGAGCCCGGATTCGCAGGCCAACGGCGCCCTCATGCGGATTTCACCGCTCGCCGTCTTCGGCGCGGGCCGCCCGGCAGATGCCGACGGATCGATCGCCGAGGCCGCCACGGAAGACGCGAAAATTACGCACATCAACCCGCTGTGCACGGCGGTGAACGCCACCTACGTTCTCACCCTCACGCGGATCGTGCGCGAGGGCCTCACCCGCGATGCGGCGGTGGACACCCTCCAATCCGTCGCGCGCGAGTATGGCTCCCCAGAAGTAGAAGACCTGGTTGAGCGCGGGCTGCAGGCACCGCCGGCGGACTTCGTCCAGCAGATGGGCTGGGTCACCATCGCGTTCACCAACGCCGTGTACGAGCTCGCGCACGGCGACAGCATTGAAGAGTCCCTCGTCCGAACGGTGAGGCAGGGTGGCGATACCGACACAAACGCCGCCATCTGCGGCGCGCTGCTGGGTGGCCTTTACGGTGCCGAGGCGATCCCCGCACGGTGGCGGGAAACTATCGACACCTGCAAGGCCTACCCCGGTACCCTGCGCCCACGGCCGGAGGAATACTGGCCCGCAGATGTCTCCCAGCTCGCACGGAGCCTGTTGGCCCCGTAG